The sequence CTGCTTTCCGGATCTTCTTAAAACATCATTTCTAAGCAAAGTGAAAAGAACTGTTGCAATCGGTACCCCAGTCAAAACACCAATCGGGCCCCCGACTCCGGCACCGACAATTGCCGCCAAAACAACCCATATTCCGGGAAGTCCAAGACTGCTTCCGACAACCCTTGGGTATATTAAATTATTTTCCAACTGTTGCAATACTACCAGGTAAACTAAAAACCATATAGCTTTAGTGGGCGAAATCATTAAAAGGAGCATGAACGCACAAAATCCGCCTATGTACGCTCCAAAATACGGCACCAATGCGGTAACTGCAATTAAAACGCTTATGAGAAGTGCATATTCAAACCGAAAAATAACCATCCCAATAAAGCAAAGCGAACCTAAAATGAAAGCCTCCGCCAGCTGTCCATATATATATTTGTTAAACACATCCACCACAACACGATACACATAAGCTCCCTTCTTGTACAGGCACTCGGGAAGATAAGTGCTGAAAACTTTTTTGCATTGTCCGATAAGTCTTTCTTTTCCCGCCAAAATATATATCGAGAACACCACCGTTATTACCAATGTTGCAAAGAATGACAAAACCCCCGTCGTAATGCTGATAATTTTCGGCATCAGCTCGGTCAAGCTGCTTCCCAATCTGTTTGTGTACTCAAGAATCAATTTGTCCAAAGACGACAGGTCAATCCTTTCAAGTCCCAAGAGTTCGGAAAGCTCATTGGTCAAATCCCTGAAATTATCTATATATGCTCCCATATTGCTTAAAAACACTTGTATACTTTTTATAAGTTCCGGTATTATAAAACTTATTATCAGCGTAATCAACAAAAGTACCACTAAATATGTAACAGTAATTGCTATTCCTCTGACAAGTACTTTTAATCGATTTTTGAACAACCTTTTATTCAAAAACCTCTCAACCGCCATGCA comes from Acetivibrio thermocellus ATCC 27405 and encodes:
- a CDS encoding AI-2E family transporter, with protein sequence MSDKMTRNLIIVITYAVALVLIVINFVPIMRAVWKFIVLFKPFFMGIAVAFVLNRPCMAVERFLNKRLFKNRLKVLVRGIAITVTYLVVLLLITLIISFIIPELIKSIQVFLSNMGAYIDNFRDLTNELSELLGLERIDLSSLDKLILEYTNRLGSSLTELMPKIISITTGVLSFFATLVITVVFSIYILAGKERLIGQCKKVFSTYLPECLYKKGAYVYRVVVDVFNKYIYGQLAEAFILGSLCFIGMVIFRFEYALLISVLIAVTALVPYFGAYIGGFCAFMLLLMISPTKAIWFLVYLVVLQQLENNLIYPRVVGSSLGLPGIWVVLAAIVGAGVGGPIGVLTGVPIATVLFTLLRNDVLRRSGKQNVK